In Terriglobales bacterium, a single window of DNA contains:
- the purE gene encoding 5-(carboxyamino)imidazole ribonucleotide mutase, with amino-acid sequence MDKKPVVSIVMGSDSDLEIMQECAKALDGFGIPYEIDVTSAHRSPARTSKYAREAAGRGIKVIVAGAGGAAHLAGVIAAESTLPVIGVPIPSTSLQGLDSLLAIVQMPAGIPVATVAVGKAGATNAGILAAQILATADPEIARKMQAHKEKLARGVEEKSAKLRGSARK; translated from the coding sequence ATGGACAAAAAGCCGGTAGTCTCCATCGTCATGGGCTCGGACTCGGACCTGGAGATCATGCAGGAATGTGCCAAGGCCCTGGACGGCTTCGGCATTCCCTACGAGATCGATGTCACCTCGGCGCATCGCTCGCCCGCGCGCACCAGCAAGTACGCGCGCGAGGCCGCGGGGCGGGGCATCAAGGTGATCGTTGCCGGCGCCGGTGGCGCCGCTCACCTGGCCGGAGTCATCGCCGCCGAGAGTACGCTGCCGGTCATTGGTGTGCCCATCCCTTCCACTTCGCTGCAAGGGCTGGATTCCCTGCTGGCCATCGTGCAGATGCCCGCCGGCATCCCGGTCGCGACCGTCGCTGTCGGCAAGGCGGGGGCCACCAATGCCGGCATCCTGGCGGCGCAGATCCTGGCCACCGCCGACCCGGAGATCGCCAGGAAAATGCAGGCCCACAAGGAGAAGCTCGCCCGGGGCGTGGAAGAGAAGTCGGCGAAGTTGCGAGGCTCGGCAAGGAAATGA
- a CDS encoding DinB family protein: MSGVSFKELLRYTELETAKWHHFLNSAGPGILDVPFDTANQKDVRGVLLHIFAVELRYSERLLETEVTAYEKLPTGTLDELFGIHARARKNMDQWLAQTNERDMAKVLTFPTITAGTLTASKRKCLIHALLHGVRHWAQMANTLRLKGYKQDWMHDFLLSDAME; the protein is encoded by the coding sequence ATGAGCGGCGTCAGCTTCAAAGAATTACTGCGTTACACCGAGTTGGAAACCGCCAAGTGGCACCACTTCCTGAATAGCGCCGGGCCGGGGATCCTCGACGTCCCCTTCGACACCGCGAACCAGAAAGACGTGCGCGGGGTGCTGCTGCACATCTTCGCCGTCGAGTTGCGCTACTCCGAGCGGTTGCTCGAGACCGAAGTGACCGCCTACGAGAAGCTGCCCACCGGGACGCTGGACGAGCTGTTCGGCATCCATGCCCGGGCGCGCAAGAACATGGACCAGTGGCTGGCGCAGACCAACGAGCGCGACATGGCCAAGGTCCTGACCTTCCCCACCATCACCGCCGGCACCCTGACGGCCAGCAAGCGCAAGTGCCTGATCCATGCCCTGCTGCACGGCGTCCGCCACTGGGCCCAGATGGCCAACACCCTGCGCCTCAAGGGCTATAAGCAGGACTGGATGCACGACTTCCTGCTCTCCGACGCGATGGAGTGA
- the galU gene encoding UTP--glucose-1-phosphate uridylyltransferase GalU: protein MKVRKAVFPAAGLGTRFLPATKAQPKEMLPLVDKPIIQYGVEEALAAGCDQIIIVTGRGKRAIEDHFDVSYELEKMLEEKGKTELLTVVRQISDMIHVAYVRQKEALGLGHAVLMARELVGDEPFAVLLADDVIDAPTPCLKQMMEVFNQTQSSVIATQVVEGPAISLYGVIDPKDSGSRFGENVVEIKNVVEKPKMKDAPSKLAVIGRYILTPRIFEMLERTPLGAGGELQLTDGMRLLLQQEKMYGFRFQGKRHDTGDKLGFLKATVEFALQRTDLGEDFRAYLKTLKL, encoded by the coding sequence ATGAAAGTCCGCAAAGCCGTTTTCCCCGCTGCCGGCCTGGGCACGCGCTTCCTGCCCGCCACCAAGGCGCAGCCCAAAGAGATGCTGCCGCTGGTGGACAAGCCCATCATCCAGTACGGGGTCGAAGAGGCGCTGGCTGCCGGCTGCGACCAGATCATCATCGTCACCGGCCGCGGCAAGCGCGCCATCGAGGACCACTTCGACGTCAGCTATGAGCTGGAGAAGATGCTGGAGGAGAAGGGCAAGACCGAGCTGCTCACGGTGGTGCGCCAGATCTCCGACATGATCCACGTGGCTTACGTGCGCCAGAAGGAGGCCCTGGGCCTGGGGCACGCCGTGCTGATGGCGCGGGAACTGGTCGGCGATGAGCCCTTCGCCGTGCTGCTGGCCGACGACGTGATCGATGCGCCCACCCCCTGCCTGAAGCAGATGATGGAGGTCTTCAACCAGACCCAGTCGTCGGTGATCGCCACCCAGGTGGTGGAGGGGCCGGCAATCTCGCTCTACGGCGTCATCGATCCTAAGGACTCCGGCTCGCGCTTCGGTGAGAACGTGGTCGAGATCAAGAACGTGGTGGAGAAACCGAAGATGAAGGATGCGCCCTCCAAACTGGCGGTGATCGGGCGCTACATCCTGACGCCGCGCATCTTCGAGATGCTGGAGCGCACCCCGCTGGGCGCCGGCGGTGAGCTGCAACTCACCGACGGCATGCGCCTGCTGCTGCAGCAGGAGAAGATGTACGGGTTCCGCTTCCAGGGCAAGCGCCACGACACCGGCGACAAGCTGGGCTTCCTGAAAGCCACGGTGGAGTTCGCGCTCCAGCGGACGGACCTGGGTGAGGATTTCCGCGCATATCTGAAGACACTGAAGCTCTGA